From a single Pedosphaera parvula Ellin514 genomic region:
- a CDS encoding DUF4239 domain-containing protein: MLFDLPSYISGPAIILSLCFFALGGLSLVRRLVLPRLLIQNHDSEFSGAMLQSVMVFYGLAVALIAVSVWQTYSDVSKIRSQEATALAALYRDMSGYPEPVRSQFQKELRDYVDYTIHKAWPLQQHGQVPVDGVEMLNHLQTILVTFEPATEGQKLLHGETLRAYNGMIQARRLRLDAVGTALAPVMWVVIVVGAMIALSASFFFKVEDIRLHGIQVLLLASFIGLVIFMIFALDRPFRGDLGLGPAPYQLIYDHLMK; the protein is encoded by the coding sequence ATGCTCTTCGATCTCCCGTCGTACATCAGCGGACCGGCGATCATCCTATCGTTGTGCTTCTTCGCGCTCGGAGGATTGTCCCTCGTTCGCCGCCTTGTGCTGCCGCGCCTTCTAATTCAAAATCACGATTCCGAGTTCAGCGGTGCCATGTTACAAAGCGTGATGGTGTTCTACGGTCTGGCAGTGGCATTGATTGCAGTGAGTGTCTGGCAGACCTATTCCGATGTATCGAAAATCAGATCGCAGGAAGCAACCGCCCTGGCAGCGCTTTATCGCGACATGAGTGGCTATCCTGAACCTGTCCGCTCGCAATTCCAGAAGGAATTGCGCGATTACGTCGATTACACAATCCACAAAGCGTGGCCTTTGCAACAGCATGGCCAGGTTCCTGTCGATGGAGTGGAGATGCTGAACCACCTCCAAACAATACTGGTGACATTTGAGCCAGCGACCGAGGGACAGAAGCTGCTACATGGCGAAACGCTTAGAGCTTACAACGGCATGATCCAAGCCCGTCGCCTGCGCCTTGATGCGGTGGGGACGGCATTGGCTCCAGTAATGTGGGTCGTGATCGTCGTCGGCGCGATGATTGCGTTGAGCGCCTCCTTCTTTTTCAAAGTGGAGGACATACGACTTCACGGGATTCAGGTATTGCTCCTGGCCAGCTTCATTGGGTTGGTCATTTTTATGATCTTCGCCCTGGATCGCCCGTTCAGGGGCGACTTGGGACTTGGACCTGCCCCCTATCAACTCATTTACGACCACCTGATGAAATAG
- a CDS encoding cation:proton antiporter, whose translation MTVLDFLREHARTMPMLAKFALVMALIVCVPRLSKRVRLPVVVGMLLCGVVVGPHGLDLFAEHAPVADFFADIGKLLLMFFAGLETDLELFRKARNKTMTFGVFTTSLPLVLGTGVGLLFGYHTIPAIVLGSLLASHTLIAMSILIRLKANRLEPIVVTTGATVMSDTLSLIVFAVCVSTYQRGFSMSGLLQQLLEIAIFVPVVLIGLGRGGAYLLKKVEKDEDAYFILMLAIVGLAGYFADLINLPGIVGAFLAGLAVNTAVHEHPAKEKLEFIGNTLFVPMFFLVTGFLIDPSVFLQTLVDRFALAMAVIGALLVGKWIAAESVGRMFHYSSIARKTMWALTLPQVAATLAATLAAYKTFNPQHERLLDDQMLNVVLVLVLTTSILGPVLTEHFAPRLVAEAKEKPPSG comes from the coding sequence ATGACCGTTCTTGATTTTTTACGCGAACACGCCCGGACAATGCCGATGCTGGCGAAATTCGCACTCGTCATGGCGCTTATCGTCTGTGTGCCGCGGCTCTCCAAACGGGTGCGGTTGCCGGTCGTGGTGGGAATGTTGCTTTGCGGTGTTGTGGTCGGGCCACATGGTCTGGACCTGTTTGCAGAGCACGCCCCGGTGGCCGACTTCTTTGCCGACATCGGAAAACTTTTATTGATGTTCTTCGCCGGATTGGAAACCGACCTGGAATTATTTCGCAAAGCCCGTAACAAGACCATGACTTTTGGTGTTTTCACCACCAGCCTGCCATTGGTGCTGGGAACCGGGGTTGGACTGCTATTTGGGTATCACACAATCCCGGCTATTGTGCTGGGCTCATTGCTTGCGTCGCACACCTTGATTGCCATGTCCATTCTCATCCGGCTGAAGGCTAACAGGCTGGAACCAATTGTTGTGACCACGGGTGCCACCGTGATGTCGGACACGCTTTCGCTGATCGTGTTCGCTGTATGTGTTTCAACTTATCAACGCGGCTTTTCCATGTCTGGTCTTCTGCAGCAACTCCTCGAGATCGCCATTTTTGTTCCGGTCGTTCTAATCGGTTTGGGGCGCGGGGGCGCCTACCTTTTGAAAAAGGTGGAAAAGGACGAAGATGCTTATTTTATCCTGATGTTGGCAATAGTTGGGCTCGCAGGTTATTTTGCGGATCTTATCAATTTGCCCGGCATTGTCGGCGCTTTTCTTGCCGGACTGGCGGTGAACACTGCTGTCCATGAACATCCCGCCAAGGAGAAACTTGAATTCATTGGCAACACACTCTTCGTGCCGATGTTCTTTTTGGTAACCGGTTTTTTGATCGATCCCAGCGTGTTTCTGCAGACGTTGGTCGATAGATTCGCGCTGGCAATGGCGGTCATTGGCGCTCTGCTTGTGGGTAAATGGATCGCGGCGGAATCGGTCGGGCGAATGTTCCATTATTCTTCCATCGCGCGTAAGACCATGTGGGCACTAACGCTGCCGCAGGTGGCAGCGACTCTTGCGGCCACACTCGCTGCCTACAAGACTTTCAACCCGCAACATGAACGCCTGCTGGACGACCAGATGCTCAACGTGGTTCTTGTATTGGTGTTGACCACTTCGATTCTTGGTCCAGTGCTCACGGAGCATTTTGCGCCGCGACTTGTTGCGGAGGCAAAGGAGAAGCCTCCCAGCGGGTGA
- a CDS encoding alpha-amylase family glycosyl hydrolase: MKHPSLYQINTRILLQERGAKIGRAATLDDITDDFLDDFVAKGFEWVWFLGVWQTGQRGREISRTRPELLAACRESLPDLRVEDICGSPFAITSYNVHKDFGGNPALARLRERLAKRGLRLLLDFVPNHVALDHPWVESHPEFFIRGTEEQLNREPQNYVRLSTSRGETIFAHGRDPYFSGWPDTLQLNYRHPSARQAMIGELERIAGQCDGVRCDMAMLEQPDVFLRTWGDRAIPADGTPPIDQPFWPEAIRQLHQKHLGFVFIAEVYWNLEWQLQQAGFDFTYDKRLYDRLHAGVARPVREHLMAQPDFQNHSTRFLENHDEPRAAAKFGPMHRAAAVITFFVPGMRFFHEGQLEGRKVHVSMHVGRRPFEPVDSHLQAFYKRLLECLQRPEVHGGDWHLWDCRPAWTGNGTWDQFIVFSWEQDDRRLIAAVNYGPTQGQCYVTLGLVGIKGKQFLLVDLLGEARYDRDGDGLAGSGLYLDLPAWGFNLFEMREQTPGKRPITQQTRLEALV; encoded by the coding sequence GTGAAACATCCATCACTTTACCAGATCAACACCCGCATTCTGCTTCAGGAGCGCGGTGCGAAGATCGGCCGCGCGGCGACCCTTGATGACATAACAGATGACTTTCTCGACGACTTTGTAGCCAAGGGTTTTGAGTGGGTCTGGTTCCTCGGTGTCTGGCAAACGGGTCAACGGGGTCGTGAAATCTCCCGCACCCGGCCGGAGCTTCTGGCTGCCTGTCGCGAATCACTGCCTGACTTGAGGGTAGAGGACATCTGCGGTTCTCCTTTCGCGATCACCTCCTATAATGTCCATAAGGATTTCGGAGGCAACCCGGCTCTGGCTCGATTGCGGGAACGACTCGCCAAGCGCGGACTGCGGCTCCTGCTCGACTTCGTTCCCAATCACGTCGCTCTCGATCACCCATGGGTGGAAAGTCACCCTGAGTTCTTTATCCGCGGCACCGAAGAGCAGCTCAATCGAGAACCGCAGAACTACGTCCGCCTGTCTACCTCTCGTGGCGAGACGATATTCGCCCATGGTCGCGATCCTTACTTTTCGGGTTGGCCGGACACGCTTCAACTCAACTACCGACATCCGTCCGCTCGCCAGGCCATGATCGGGGAACTTGAACGTATTGCCGGGCAATGTGATGGCGTCCGTTGTGACATGGCGATGCTGGAACAACCTGATGTCTTCCTGCGCACTTGGGGCGACCGCGCAATTCCTGCCGATGGCACGCCGCCCATCGATCAACCCTTTTGGCCCGAGGCTATTCGGCAACTTCATCAAAAGCACCTAGGTTTTGTTTTCATAGCTGAAGTTTATTGGAATTTGGAATGGCAGTTACAACAGGCTGGTTTCGACTTCACTTATGATAAGCGACTCTACGATCGGCTCCATGCAGGAGTGGCCCGACCAGTGCGCGAACATCTGATGGCGCAACCAGATTTTCAGAATCATTCAACTCGCTTCCTCGAAAACCACGATGAACCACGCGCAGCCGCCAAGTTCGGCCCCATGCATCGGGCCGCGGCGGTCATCACGTTCTTCGTTCCCGGCATGCGCTTCTTCCATGAAGGCCAGCTGGAAGGACGCAAGGTTCATGTCTCCATGCATGTGGGACGTAGACCATTCGAACCCGTTGATTCCCACCTGCAAGCCTTTTATAAGCGTCTGCTTGAATGCTTGCAGCGACCTGAGGTTCATGGGGGTGATTGGCACCTGTGGGATTGCCGCCCAGCTTGGACTGGCAATGGCACTTGGGATCAGTTCATTGTCTTCTCATGGGAGCAGGATGACCGACGACTCATCGCAGCGGTTAACTACGGGCCAACACAGGGTCAATGTTATGTAACGCTGGGATTGGTCGGAATTAAAGGAAAACAATTCTTGCTCGTTGACCTGCTCGGCGAGGCACGTTACGACCGGGATGGTGACGGTCTCGCGGGTAGCGGCCTTTATCTCGATCTACCGGCATGGGGGTTCAACCTTTTCGAAATGAGGGAACAAACACCTGGCAAGCGACCAATCACTCAGCAAACCAGGCTGGAGGCATTGGTCTAG
- a CDS encoding aspartate aminotransferase family protein, with translation MQTDSEVLPQRSGGLDICALIEQHEGRNYELHAEHINPANVRTLQTIGFDRCYVRGEGPYLWDIEGTKYLDFLSGYGVFGLGRNHPDVRRVLIDFLNTDYPSLVKMEAPMLSGLLAQELKKRMPNQLDMVFFGNSGADGVETAIKYAKCATGKPGIIYCEKAFHGLTSGALSLNGDENFRSGFAPFMPDCRAIPFNDLEALEAELLKGDVAGFIVEPVQGKGVNIPSPGYLYEAAALCHKHGALFIDDEVQTGMGRAGRFLAIEHEGEIDPDIVILSKALSGGYIPISAVLCKKWIHDKVFSSMQRSVVHSSTFSQGNFAMAAGLAALDVIDRYDLIAKAEKLGDFLGHALQAMIPRFEFLHEVRWRGLMMGIEFGPPHSLGLKTAWKLIHTMDKSLFPQAAIIPLLDKHHIITQIAGHHIDVIKLLPPLVISEDDVQWFLGAFEDVLIQMHRFPGPAWDVLTDIGRMALTHRAR, from the coding sequence ATGCAAACTGATTCTGAGGTTTTGCCACAACGATCAGGCGGATTGGATATTTGTGCGTTAATTGAGCAGCACGAGGGCCGAAATTATGAGCTGCATGCCGAGCACATCAACCCGGCCAATGTTCGGACCCTACAGACCATCGGATTTGATCGCTGCTATGTACGCGGTGAGGGGCCTTATCTCTGGGACATTGAAGGGACGAAGTATCTCGATTTTCTTTCCGGCTATGGCGTCTTCGGTTTGGGCCGCAACCATCCGGATGTGCGCCGGGTTTTAATCGATTTTCTTAATACGGATTATCCCAGCCTGGTTAAAATGGAGGCGCCAATGCTGTCCGGGTTGTTGGCTCAGGAGTTAAAGAAGCGCATGCCGAACCAGCTTGACATGGTTTTCTTCGGAAACTCTGGGGCGGATGGGGTCGAAACGGCCATCAAATATGCCAAATGTGCCACTGGCAAGCCGGGTATCATATACTGTGAGAAAGCGTTTCACGGCTTGACCTCCGGCGCGCTCTCGCTCAATGGAGATGAGAATTTTCGCAGCGGTTTTGCTCCGTTCATGCCGGACTGCCGTGCCATTCCTTTCAATGATCTGGAAGCACTGGAGGCTGAGTTGCTTAAAGGCGATGTGGCTGGCTTCATAGTGGAACCGGTCCAGGGCAAAGGGGTTAATATCCCCTCGCCCGGCTATTTGTATGAGGCCGCGGCGCTCTGCCACAAACATGGTGCCCTATTCATAGATGATGAGGTACAGACCGGCATGGGACGCGCGGGCCGCTTCCTGGCCATCGAACATGAAGGCGAGATCGATCCAGACATCGTTATTTTGTCCAAAGCGCTTTCCGGTGGTTACATCCCCATAAGTGCGGTGCTCTGTAAAAAGTGGATTCACGACAAAGTCTTTTCCAGCATGCAACGCTCAGTGGTGCATTCTTCAACTTTCAGCCAAGGCAACTTTGCCATGGCCGCGGGTTTGGCAGCACTCGATGTGATTGATCGTTACGATCTGATTGCCAAAGCCGAAAAGCTTGGAGATTTCCTGGGCCACGCACTGCAGGCGATGATACCGCGCTTCGAGTTTCTGCACGAAGTCCGTTGGCGCGGGTTAATGATGGGCATTGAGTTTGGACCGCCCCATTCGCTTGGTCTGAAGACTGCGTGGAAACTCATCCACACCATGGATAAAAGTCTTTTTCCACAGGCGGCCATCATTCCGTTGTTGGACAAGCACCACATCATCACACAAATAGCCGGTCACCACATCGATGTCATCAAGCTCCTGCCCCCGCTGGTCATCAGCGAGGACGATGTTCAATGGTTTTTGGGAGCCTTTGAAGATGTGCTGATCCAGATGCACAGATTTCCAGGGCCGGCGTGGGATGTCCTGACTGATATCGGTCGCATGGCGCTTACCCACCGCGCACGGTAA
- a CDS encoding bile acid:sodium symporter family protein, whose product MTFNTTNTIRLLTMASLGGLLFAVGLRLNWKLVVHSMKGSRLGWILLINFLLVPALTLAVTFGLRIPTNIAVGMLLLAAAPFAPVVPIFVRMAKGNMALAGTLTALFPFFSAFLTPLVCEWSLRPWLGAASLKFNILTILIVLLSTITLPLTAGVVFSHYFPAMGRKLLRPLEIISEATGAVSLTFVTVVEFETILSTGWKPLLAMVLVSELSLLVGYNSSGPSIEARRVVALGTSNRNIALALLIAIQSFPNTSIVAAVVANGLVLIFLGLLHVGFWRFCTSTGHRA is encoded by the coding sequence ATGACATTTAATACCACGAATACGATTCGTCTGTTGACGATGGCCTCCCTCGGAGGTCTTCTTTTTGCGGTGGGGTTGCGACTGAATTGGAAGCTGGTGGTCCATTCGATGAAGGGAAGTCGCCTCGGATGGATTTTGTTGATCAACTTTCTGCTGGTGCCGGCGCTGACCCTCGCAGTGACATTCGGACTTCGAATTCCAACCAATATCGCGGTTGGGATGTTGTTGCTGGCGGCGGCTCCCTTTGCTCCTGTGGTTCCGATCTTCGTAAGAATGGCTAAAGGCAACATGGCACTCGCAGGTACATTGACGGCATTGTTTCCTTTCTTCTCGGCTTTCCTCACGCCGCTCGTTTGTGAATGGAGTCTCAGGCCATGGTTGGGAGCCGCATCGCTCAAGTTCAATATCCTGACCATCCTCATTGTGCTGCTCTCCACGATTACTCTGCCGCTGACTGCCGGGGTGGTTTTTAGCCATTACTTCCCAGCCATGGGACGGAAGCTGCTGCGTCCTCTGGAAATTATTTCCGAAGCCACCGGGGCTGTTTCCCTGACTTTTGTTACGGTAGTCGAGTTCGAAACCATCCTGTCTACTGGTTGGAAGCCCTTGTTGGCCATGGTGCTGGTGAGTGAACTTTCGCTCCTGGTTGGTTATAATTCGAGTGGTCCTTCCATCGAGGCTCGTCGGGTGGTGGCTTTGGGAACCAGCAACCGCAACATTGCTCTCGCTCTGTTGATAGCCATTCAAAGTTTTCCAAACACTTCCATTGTGGCCGCCGTGGTGGCCAACGGTCTGGTGTTGATTTTTCTCGGCTTGCTGCATGTAGGTTTCTGGCGCTTTTGCACGTCAACTGGCCATCGCGCTTGA
- a CDS encoding sulfotransferase family protein, with amino-acid sequence MFWRAEYLALIRSPFRLRRWCYVLVFSGLFVLFLLIVLIGRGLDQLLFGRFRRQAVNNPVFIIAPPRSGTTLLQKLLSLDEQRFVHLKMYQTIFPAVCYQRLCSLLVWLDGRLGSPCHKLLGWCEKKWFGGWDDLHKMRLNQPEEDDALFLYAFPIGGHLSVVSFINELWEAGFPDSLQLSKRRRLMRYYRSCLQRHLYANGPNKTLLSKATQSSGSVEGLLEEFPDATFITIVRDPYRSVASHVSLFVPVWQAHSPDIVRNGPVAKAYARLAVEWYKHLFAFRNQVNPQRYYCIDYRNLARNPRETIERLYHHLGWSITDGYRAKLEAATQRQREFKSKHEYTLEEFGLSREWIRQELAEVIDAYKLDSEIRHQSKSPALK; translated from the coding sequence ATGTTTTGGCGAGCTGAGTACCTGGCTTTGATTCGCAGTCCCTTTCGACTGCGCCGATGGTGTTACGTTCTAGTATTTAGCGGGTTATTCGTGCTGTTCCTGCTCATCGTGCTCATCGGCCGCGGCTTGGACCAGTTGCTCTTTGGCCGTTTCCGCCGTCAAGCCGTTAACAACCCGGTCTTTATCATCGCACCACCGCGCAGTGGCACAACGCTTCTCCAAAAGCTACTCAGCCTGGACGAGCAGCGATTCGTGCATTTGAAAATGTATCAAACCATCTTCCCGGCGGTCTGCTATCAACGTCTCTGTAGTCTCCTGGTATGGCTCGACGGGAGACTGGGCAGCCCGTGTCACAAGCTCCTTGGTTGGTGCGAGAAGAAATGGTTCGGTGGTTGGGATGATTTGCATAAAATGCGTCTGAATCAACCGGAGGAGGATGATGCTTTGTTTCTTTACGCCTTTCCAATCGGAGGCCATTTATCTGTTGTTTCCTTCATCAATGAGCTGTGGGAGGCTGGCTTTCCAGATTCACTTCAACTTTCTAAGCGTCGCAGGCTGATGCGTTATTATCGAAGTTGCCTGCAACGGCATCTTTACGCTAATGGCCCCAACAAAACATTGCTTTCCAAGGCGACGCAATCATCGGGTTCCGTCGAAGGATTGTTGGAGGAATTCCCGGATGCCACGTTCATCACGATCGTTCGCGATCCTTATCGTTCAGTGGCTTCTCACGTGAGCCTCTTTGTGCCGGTCTGGCAGGCCCATTCGCCAGACATTGTCAGAAACGGTCCGGTGGCGAAGGCCTACGCCCGTCTGGCTGTGGAATGGTACAAACACCTCTTCGCCTTCCGCAATCAGGTTAATCCTCAGCGCTACTATTGCATTGATTACCGCAACCTCGCACGAAATCCGCGTGAAACCATTGAGAGACTTTATCACCACCTTGGCTGGTCAATAACTGACGGTTACCGCGCCAAACTGGAAGCCGCCACGCAGCGCCAGCGTGAGTTCAAGAGCAAACATGAATACACGCTCGAAGAGTTTGGACTCTCCAGAGAATGGATCCGACAGGAGCTTGCGGAAGTGATTGACGCTTATAAACTGGATTCGGAAATCCGCCATCAAAGCAAAAGTCCAGCTCTTAAGTAA
- a CDS encoding HAD family hydrolase, whose protein sequence is MSIPLTRSRAADALPSWNDGAAKQAIIQFVTDVTTAGGRKFVPAAERIATFDNDGTLWVEQPMYTQFVFALDRVKTLAPQHPEWKTNEPFASILKGDRKALMATGEKGLVELIMASHAGMTTAEFESLVRDWLAKAQHPRFKRPYTELAYQPMLELLAYLRANDFKTYIVSGGGVEFMRPWTENVYGVPPEQVIGSTVKTKFELRDDKPALMRLPEVDFIDDKAGKPVAINKFIGRRPIFAFGNSDGDLEMLQWTAAGDGARFEGLVHHTDAEREYAYDRNSSIGRLDKALDEARERGWVVVDMKRDWKRVFGESFGSQGEVLRPTGSVSDRPGSSWQGLTTNSVPGKN, encoded by the coding sequence ATGTCGATTCCGTTGACGCGAAGCCGGGCCGCTGATGCGCTGCCGTCGTGGAATGATGGCGCAGCCAAGCAGGCCATCATTCAATTTGTCACTGATGTCACCACGGCAGGTGGGAGGAAGTTCGTTCCTGCTGCTGAGCGTATTGCGACATTCGATAATGATGGCACGCTCTGGGTTGAGCAGCCGATGTATACACAGTTTGTCTTCGCGCTGGACCGGGTGAAGACCCTCGCTCCACAGCATCCTGAGTGGAAAACCAACGAGCCTTTCGCCTCGATTCTCAAGGGAGACAGGAAGGCCCTGATGGCGACGGGAGAAAAAGGGCTGGTGGAATTGATTATGGCGAGCCATGCGGGAATGACCACGGCAGAGTTTGAGAGTTTAGTGCGAGATTGGCTGGCCAAGGCACAACATCCCAGGTTTAAGCGACCTTACACCGAGCTGGCCTACCAACCAATGTTGGAGTTGCTGGCGTACCTGCGTGCGAACGATTTCAAGACATATATTGTATCCGGCGGTGGCGTGGAATTTATGAGACCCTGGACCGAAAATGTCTATGGCGTTCCACCGGAACAAGTGATTGGCAGCACTGTCAAAACGAAGTTCGAGCTGCGCGATGACAAGCCCGCGTTGATGCGGTTGCCTGAAGTTGATTTTATCGATGATAAAGCGGGCAAGCCGGTCGCGATCAACAAGTTCATCGGCCGGCGCCCCATTTTCGCCTTCGGCAACTCGGATGGAGACCTGGAAATGCTGCAATGGACGGCTGCCGGCGATGGCGCGAGATTCGAGGGATTGGTACATCATACCGACGCCGAGCGGGAATACGCTTACGATCGCAATTCCTCCATCGGCAGGCTGGATAAGGCCCTCGATGAGGCACGGGAAAGGGGATGGGTTGTGGTGGATATGAAGAGGGATTGGAAGCGAGTTTTCGGAGAGTCTTTTGGTTCACAAGGTGAAGTGCTGAGGCCGACTGGTTCAGTTTCAGACAGGCCCGGTTCGTCGTGGCAAGGATTAACCACAAACTCCGTTCCCGGGAAAAATTAA
- a CDS encoding TIGR03067 domain-containing protein codes for METDLGQNLPRPLTKGIFNINVEANPHEIDIEFVEGPEAGNTNFGIFRLEKDSLEICLDLNGNPRPKAFSTSPGSGHAYEFLRRSSNARPEDVQGGTAPPAKAHSFAANIAEFAFVDSPMLNRLQGTWTAVKIVRDGQELPAMMLRAGLRVATKNEIRISFGGQTMIHALVRLDESTNPVQVDYLNIGGACNGTVQHGLLKWVGNEPCFCMAAPGQSRPYDFTCTRGSERTLSQWRLKK; via the coding sequence ATGGAGACCGATTTAGGACAGAATCTCCCGAGGCCACTTACGAAAGGCATTTTCAACATCAATGTCGAGGCTAATCCCCATGAAATTGATATTGAGTTCGTCGAAGGACCCGAAGCCGGAAACACAAACTTTGGTATCTTCCGTCTGGAAAAAGACAGTCTTGAAATCTGCCTCGACCTCAACGGAAATCCGCGACCGAAGGCTTTTTCAACCTCCCCGGGCAGCGGTCATGCATATGAATTCTTGAGAAGGAGTTCCAATGCGCGTCCTGAAGATGTCCAAGGCGGCACCGCGCCACCAGCCAAAGCTCATTCATTTGCCGCGAACATCGCCGAATTTGCATTCGTTGATTCCCCCATGCTAAACCGCCTACAGGGAACATGGACCGCCGTTAAAATTGTTCGCGACGGCCAGGAATTGCCCGCGATGATGCTTCGCGCCGGCCTTCGCGTCGCCACCAAAAACGAGATCAGAATTTCCTTCGGTGGCCAGACGATGATTCACGCATTAGTCAGACTCGATGAATCCACGAACCCCGTTCAAGTGGACTACCTGAACATCGGTGGCGCCTGCAACGGAACCGTTCAACATGGCCTTTTAAAATGGGTTGGCAACGAACCCTGCTTTTGCATGGCCGCCCCCGGCCAGTCCCGCCCTTACGATTTCACCTGCACCCGCGGCAGCGAACGCACACTCAGCCAATGGCGCCTGAAAAAGTAG
- the aroC gene encoding chorismate synthase, with protein MANTFGQLFRITTWGESHGGGVGVVVDGCPPKLKLTEADIQPDLDRRRPGQSKIVTPRKESDTVQILSGTFEGQTLGTPISMWVKNEDIRPEAYSEMATKFRPSHADYTYIAKYGIRNWQGGGRTSARETIGRVAAGAIAKKILRERFGVEVLSYVKQVQRIEAEVDYQTVKVKDIESNIVRCPDAKAADKMIRLIEKMRKAGDSVGGIVEGVARNVPAGWGEPVFDRLEADLAKAMLSLPASKGFDIGSGFDSILLTGTQHNDLFRMKGGKVRTLTNRSGGIQGGISNGESIYFRVAFKPVATVMHEQDTVDSQYRNTTLKGRGRHDPCVLPRAVPMVEAMTALVLVDHALRQKAQCG; from the coding sequence ATGGCAAATACGTTTGGTCAGTTGTTTCGAATCACAACCTGGGGCGAATCTCACGGTGGCGGGGTCGGTGTTGTTGTCGATGGTTGTCCGCCGAAATTAAAACTCACCGAAGCTGATATCCAACCTGACCTCGATCGCCGCCGTCCTGGCCAGTCGAAAATCGTCACTCCTCGCAAAGAGTCGGACACCGTCCAAATCCTCTCTGGAACTTTCGAAGGTCAGACACTCGGCACTCCCATCAGCATGTGGGTGAAGAACGAAGACATCCGCCCCGAGGCTTACTCCGAGATGGCGACCAAGTTCCGCCCATCCCATGCCGACTACACCTACATCGCCAAATACGGCATTCGCAATTGGCAAGGCGGCGGTCGAACCAGCGCCCGCGAAACCATCGGCCGCGTCGCCGCCGGTGCCATCGCCAAAAAGATTTTACGCGAACGCTTCGGTGTCGAAGTGCTCTCCTATGTGAAGCAAGTGCAGCGCATTGAAGCCGAAGTGGATTATCAAACCGTAAAGGTGAAGGATATCGAATCCAACATCGTCCGCTGCCCCGACGCTAAAGCAGCTGACAAAATGATTCGCCTGATCGAGAAGATGCGCAAAGCCGGTGACAGCGTCGGCGGCATCGTCGAAGGTGTGGCTCGTAACGTCCCCGCTGGCTGGGGCGAACCCGTGTTCGACCGACTCGAAGCCGACCTCGCCAAAGCCATGCTCAGCCTGCCCGCCTCCAAAGGCTTCGACATCGGCTCCGGTTTCGACAGCATTTTACTCACCGGCACACAGCACAACGACCTCTTCCGCATGAAAGGCGGCAAGGTGCGCACACTGACCAACCGTTCCGGCGGCATCCAAGGCGGCATCTCCAACGGCGAATCCATTTACTTCCGCGTCGCCTTCAAACCCGTCGCCACCGTCATGCACGAGCAGGACACCGTCGATTCCCAATATCGCAACACCACCCTCAAAGGCCGCGGCCGCCACGACCCCTGCGTCCTGCCCCGCGCCGTCCCCATGGTCGAAGCCATGACCGCCCTCGTCCTCGTCGACCATGCACTCCGCCAAAAAGCCCAATGCGGATAA
- a CDS encoding YcxB family protein, translating into MTPPPIPPIINASQRMSLKYSLTRWDILRWHIYVLLSNRILMALFLVTSLFLVWSDLRRPELAARTVGFKIFYVIFFTLIMFCIIGSITMVMLACVVMFKKFRGSLCDHELEIKDEGLVERTDVNETLHRWSGFHKIVRTGRYLYIYVTDNNVRIVPRRYFSSEQQERAFRETLESHMRSAK; encoded by the coding sequence ATGACACCTCCACCCATACCGCCGATCATTAATGCCTCGCAACGCATGTCACTCAAGTATTCCCTCACTCGCTGGGACATTCTGCGCTGGCACATTTATGTTCTCCTGAGTAACCGCATACTCATGGCTCTCTTCCTTGTTACCAGCCTCTTTCTCGTCTGGAGCGACTTGCGCAGGCCTGAACTTGCTGCTCGCACGGTCGGTTTCAAAATTTTCTATGTCATCTTTTTCACGCTCATCATGTTTTGCATTATCGGTTCGATCACCATGGTGATGCTGGCTTGCGTCGTCATGTTCAAAAAATTTCGCGGGTCTCTGTGCGATCACGAATTGGAGATCAAGGACGAGGGACTGGTTGAACGTACCGATGTAAACGAGACCTTACATCGCTGGTCAGGCTTTCATAAGATCGTCCGCACGGGCCGATATCTCTACATCTACGTTACTGATAACAACGTTCGCATCGTTCCCCGACGTTACTTCTCGTCAGAGCAACAAGAACGGGCATTTCGAGAAACCCTTGAAAGCCACATGCGTTCGGCAAAATGA
- a CDS encoding DUF7336 domain-containing protein, with protein sequence MNSQSTNTVFVVQHLHSLLGGNEDIKLIGIYRSAKSAQAAVERLKIQPGFRDYPRLINPDIDEDEQGFYIDEYTLDSDHWPLGFVTI encoded by the coding sequence ATGAACAGCCAATCAACAAACACTGTCTTCGTTGTTCAACATCTGCATAGCCTTCTAGGAGGAAATGAAGACATCAAATTGATTGGTATCTATCGCTCAGCTAAATCCGCGCAAGCAGCCGTTGAACGCCTGAAGATTCAACCCGGATTTCGTGATTACCCGCGTCTCATCAACCCGGATATTGATGAGGACGAACAAGGCTTTTACATTGATGAGTATACTCTGGACTCAGACCATTGGCCTCTTGGCTTCGTCACGATATAA